In one Corallococcus sp. EGB genomic region, the following are encoded:
- a CDS encoding chloride channel protein, with protein sequence MPEPASGAVHPDLRTGEPSPWLRRVLRGLLGQERRFWVLVVGVGLISGLGAVALLAVLRFTQHLFWQSSTEHFLEGVLASPGWRRFLVPVLGGALVTLVSLIVGQPLRGHGTAGIIESIWVKSGRLPFPRALLRGFVSILAVALGAPLGREGALLSTGAASGSALSGWLRLGPGQARVLVACGASAGIASAYNVPIGAALFGLEVLLGSFALELFGPIVVSCVVATLVSRTLIADHPSYVIPHYALTHPRELVLALLLGVLVGGASALYVRGINLASDLLDRLPSWLTPFMPLVAMTVVGATAIAGPYLMGNGYDSVNMALHGTLPFALLLLLPLAKLVVTSLCAGSGVPGGLFTPSLFFGALLGGAFGRVVELALPGGAAPSGAYALLGMGAVLAGTTHASVSAVLMIFEMTGDYDLILPLMLAAVVAAVVSRRLEPESLYTSVLVKRDVRVPDSVPHWLREEGVRSLLSPATQRVPPSATFDEVVVLLLEQPAGADLYVTDAEGRLLGVITLDALKGHLPDHSLLQATVAADVMDSSVQAITPDLSLSEVASRFGHTELERLPVVDGRRRLLGSLSKGDLLKRGRF encoded by the coding sequence ATGCCCGAACCCGCATCCGGAGCCGTACATCCCGACCTGAGGACCGGGGAGCCCTCGCCCTGGCTGCGGCGGGTGCTCCGGGGGCTGTTGGGGCAGGAGCGGCGCTTCTGGGTGCTGGTGGTGGGCGTGGGGCTCATCTCCGGCCTGGGCGCGGTGGCGCTGCTCGCGGTGCTGCGCTTCACCCAGCACCTGTTCTGGCAGAGCAGCACTGAACACTTCCTGGAGGGCGTGCTCGCGTCGCCGGGCTGGCGGCGGTTCCTCGTGCCGGTGCTGGGCGGCGCGCTGGTGACGCTGGTGTCCCTCATCGTGGGCCAGCCCCTGCGCGGCCACGGCACCGCGGGCATCATCGAATCCATCTGGGTGAAGTCCGGCCGGCTGCCCTTCCCTCGCGCGCTCCTGCGCGGCTTCGTGTCCATCCTCGCGGTGGCGCTGGGGGCGCCGCTGGGGCGAGAGGGCGCGCTGCTCTCGACGGGTGCGGCCAGCGGCTCCGCGCTGTCCGGGTGGCTGCGGCTGGGTCCGGGCCAGGCGCGCGTGCTGGTGGCGTGCGGCGCCTCGGCGGGCATCGCGTCCGCGTACAACGTCCCCATCGGCGCGGCGCTCTTCGGCCTGGAGGTGCTGCTGGGCAGCTTCGCGCTGGAGCTCTTCGGTCCCATCGTCGTGTCGTGCGTGGTGGCGACGCTCGTGTCGCGCACGCTCATCGCGGACCACCCCAGCTACGTCATCCCCCACTACGCCCTCACCCACCCGCGCGAGCTGGTGCTGGCGCTCCTGCTGGGCGTGCTCGTGGGCGGGGCCTCCGCGCTCTACGTGCGCGGCATCAACCTGGCATCGGACCTGCTGGACAGGCTGCCGTCGTGGCTCACGCCGTTCATGCCGCTCGTGGCGATGACGGTGGTGGGCGCCACCGCCATCGCGGGGCCGTACCTCATGGGCAACGGCTACGACTCCGTGAACATGGCGCTGCACGGGACGCTGCCCTTCGCGCTGCTGCTCCTCCTGCCACTCGCGAAGCTGGTGGTGACGTCGCTGTGCGCGGGCTCGGGGGTGCCGGGCGGGCTCTTCACCCCGTCCCTCTTCTTCGGCGCGCTCCTGGGCGGCGCGTTCGGGAGGGTGGTGGAGCTGGCGCTCCCGGGGGGCGCGGCGCCCAGCGGAGCCTATGCGCTGCTCGGCATGGGCGCGGTCCTCGCGGGCACCACGCACGCGTCCGTGTCCGCGGTGCTGATGATCTTCGAGATGACCGGCGACTACGACCTCATCCTCCCGCTGATGCTCGCCGCGGTGGTGGCCGCCGTCGTCAGCCGCCGGCTGGAGCCGGAGTCGCTCTACACGTCGGTGCTCGTGAAGCGCGACGTGCGCGTGCCGGACTCCGTGCCGCACTGGCTGCGGGAGGAAGGGGTGCGCTCGCTGCTGTCCCCGGCCACGCAGCGCGTGCCTCCGTCCGCGACCTTCGACGAGGTGGTGGTGCTGCTGCTGGAGCAGCCCGCGGGCGCGGACCTGTATGTCACCGACGCGGAGGGGCGCCTGCTGGGCGTCATCACCCTGGACGCGCTCAAGGGGCACCTGCCGGACCACTCGCTGCTCCAGGCCACCGTGGCCGCGGACGTGATGGACTCCAGCGTTCAGGCCATCACCCCGGACCTGTCGCTGTCGGAGGTGGCCTCGAGATTCGGCCACACGGAGCTGGAGCGGCTGCCCGTGGTGGACGGGCGCCGGCGCCTGCTGGGTTCGCTCTCCAAGGGCGACCTGCTCAAGCGGGGGCGCTTCTAG